From one Thalassospira lucentensis genomic stretch:
- a CDS encoding TRAP transporter large permease, which produces MGVLEIGLILMGIMFLFLGAGLWVALSLFAVGVIGLEFFTSAQTGPIIATTAWSGLASWSLAPLPLFIWMGEILFRSRLSEDMFTGLAPWLNKLPGRLLHVNILGCGIFAAVSGSSAATAATIGRMSIPELRKQGYADKLILGTLAGSGTLGLLIPPSIILIVYGVSAELSIARLFIAGILPGAMLIILFMGFVMIWATINKDKMPPAGPVYSFVEKVRASGRLIPVIALIAAVIGSIYGGIATPTEAAAFGVVGALILSAISGSLNWASFIDGLMGATRTSCMIGFILAGAAVLTVTMGFTGIPRELAAWIAEMNLSPYALLAALTVFFIVLGCFLDGISVVVLTTSVILPMVQAAGIDLLWFGIYVVLVVEMSQITPPVGFNLFVLQGLTGKNLFSIALASLPFFFLLLLAVLLITVFPEIATWLPQKMNG; this is translated from the coding sequence ATGGGTGTACTTGAAATCGGCCTGATCCTTATGGGGATCATGTTCCTGTTCCTTGGGGCGGGGCTTTGGGTGGCATTGTCGCTGTTTGCGGTTGGTGTCATCGGACTTGAGTTTTTTACCAGCGCGCAGACCGGACCGATCATCGCGACGACCGCGTGGTCGGGGCTTGCAAGCTGGTCGCTGGCACCGCTGCCGCTGTTTATCTGGATGGGTGAAATCCTGTTCCGGTCGCGGCTGTCCGAGGACATGTTCACCGGTCTTGCGCCGTGGCTGAACAAGCTTCCGGGGCGGTTGCTGCATGTCAATATTCTGGGCTGCGGGATTTTTGCCGCTGTATCAGGTTCGTCGGCGGCAACGGCGGCCACGATTGGCCGGATGTCGATCCCGGAACTGCGCAAGCAGGGCTATGCCGACAAGCTGATCCTTGGCACGCTTGCGGGTTCCGGTACGCTTGGCCTTCTGATCCCGCCGTCGATCATTCTGATTGTTTACGGGGTTTCGGCCGAGCTTTCGATTGCACGCCTGTTTATTGCCGGCATCCTGCCTGGTGCGATGCTGATCATCCTGTTCATGGGCTTTGTCATGATCTGGGCGACGATCAACAAGGACAAGATGCCGCCTGCCGGGCCGGTATACAGCTTTGTCGAGAAAGTCCGGGCGTCCGGTCGCCTGATCCCGGTGATCGCGCTGATTGCTGCGGTGATCGGGTCGATCTATGGCGGGATTGCCACCCCGACGGAGGCCGCGGCCTTTGGCGTGGTTGGTGCGCTGATCCTCTCTGCGATCAGCGGGTCGCTGAATTGGGCAAGCTTTATCGACGGCCTGATGGGGGCGACGCGCACATCGTGCATGATCGGTTTCATCCTTGCCGGGGCGGCGGTGTTGACCGTCACCATGGGCTTTACCGGCATTCCGCGCGAGCTTGCGGCATGGATCGCGGAAATGAACCTTTCGCCCTATGCGCTTCTCGCGGCACTGACGGTGTTCTTTATCGTGCTGGGCTGCTTCCTTGACGGGATTTCGGTGGTGGTTCTGACCACGTCGGTGATCCTGCCGATGGTGCAGGCCGCCGGGATCGATCTTTTGTGGTTTGGCATCTATGTGGTGCTGGTGGTCGAAATGTCGCAGATCACCCCACCGGTCGGTTTCAACCTTTTCGTTCTGCAAGGGCTGACAGGCAAAAACCTGTTTTCCATTGCGCTGGCTTCCCTGCCGTTCTTCTTCCTGCTGTTGCTGGCGGTTTTGCTGATTACGGTCTTCCCCGAAATCGCCACCTGGCTTCCGCAGAAAATGAACGGCTGA
- a CDS encoding TRAP transporter small permease: MRRSLDYLFKFSAGLAAIFLVAIALLILASSLGRFFGIAVHDANELAGFSLAAGTFLALGPALRAGTHIRVLIVLSHLKGGVRRVVETITLALASFLGGYFAYWMAVLAEESFSYGDTSPGVLAFPLWIPQAAMALGLAVFTIAMLEALFDVARGQQPGFATRETSELTE; this comes from the coding sequence GTGCGCAGATCATTAGATTATTTGTTCAAATTCAGTGCGGGGCTAGCAGCCATTTTTCTGGTTGCCATCGCATTGCTGATCCTGGCGTCGTCGCTGGGCCGGTTCTTTGGAATTGCCGTGCATGATGCCAATGAACTTGCCGGTTTCTCGCTTGCGGCGGGGACGTTCCTGGCGCTTGGTCCGGCACTTCGGGCGGGCACCCACATCCGGGTTCTGATCGTGTTATCCCATCTTAAGGGCGGTGTCCGCCGGGTGGTTGAGACCATTACGCTGGCGCTGGCAAGTTTCCTTGGCGGGTATTTCGCCTACTGGATGGCGGTTCTGGCAGAGGAAAGTTTTTCGTATGGCGATACGTCGCCCGGTGTTCTGGCATTTCCGCTTTGGATTCCGCAGGCCGCCATGGCGCTTGGACTGGCTGTTTTTACCATCGCCATGCTTGAGGCATTGTTCGACGTGGCACGCGGTCAGCAGCCCGGCTTTGCCACGCGCGAAACCAGCGAACTGACGGAATAG